From Glycine max cultivar Williams 82 chromosome 11, Glycine_max_v4.0, whole genome shotgun sequence, the proteins below share one genomic window:
- the LOC100796891 gene encoding glycine-rich protein A3 gives MGGGKDKHNEEEKGVFSHLAHGVAQAAHGYPPGAYPPPPGAYPPYQGYPPAHGYPPQGGYPPAGYPPAGYPPAAGGYPPAGYPPHGYPGSSAPHGSHAPGHGGMGALLAGGAAAAAAAYGAHHVSHGHHGYGAYGGYGHMPHGKFKHHGKFKHGKFGKHGKFKHGKFGKGMFKKWK, from the exons ATGGGAGGTGGCAAGGACAAACACaatgaagaagagaaaggagTTTTCTCACATCTGGCTCATGGAGTAGCTCAAGCTGCTCATGGTTACCCTCCAGGGGCATACCCTCCACCTCCTGGGGCATACCCTCCTTACCAAGGGTACCCACCTGCTCATGGCTACCCTCCACAAGGTGGCTATCCTCCGGCTGGTTATCCCCCTGCTGGCTATCCTCCTGCTGCTGGTGGTTACCCCCCTGCTGGTTACCCTCCACATGGTTATCCTGGATCATCTGCTCCACATG GATCTCATGCGCCTGGGCACGGCGGTATGGGGGCATTGCTTGCTGGTGGTGCTGCTGCGGCAGCAGCTGCGTATGGGGCTCACCATGTTTCCCATGGCCACCATGGATATGGTGCATATGGAGGATATGGACACATGCCCCATGGGAAATTCAAACATCATGGCAAGTTCAAGCATGGAAAGTTCGGCAAGCATGGGAAATTTAAGCATGGGAAGTTTGGCAAGGGTATGTTCAAGAAGTGGAAGTGa
- the LOC100797423 gene encoding ABC transporter E family member 2, whose amino-acid sequence MADRLTRIAIVSNDRCKPKKCRQECKKSCPVVRTGRLCIEVTSSSKIAFISEELCIGCGICVKKCPFEAIQIINLPKDLDRDTTHRYGPNTFKLHRLPVPRPGQVLGLVGTNGIGKSTALKVLAGKLKPNLGRFTNPPDWQEILTYFRGSELQNYFTRILEDDLKAIIKPQYVDHIPKAVQGNVGQVLDQKDEREKKEELCADLELNQVIDRNVGDLSGGELQRFAIAVVAIQNAEIYMFDEPSSYLDVKQRLKAAQVIRSLLRPNSYVIVVEHDLSVLDYLSDFICCLYGKPGAYGVVTLPFSVREGINIFLAGFVPTENLRFRDDSLTFKVAETPQETAEEAQTYARYKYPTMSKTQGNFRLRVAEGEFTDSQIIVMLGENGTGKTTFIRMLAGLLKPDTIEGGSEVEMPEFNVSYKPQKISPKFQSTVRHLLHQKIRDAYTHPQFVSDVMKPLLIEQLMDQEVVNLSGGELQRVALCLCLGKPADIYLIDEPSAYLDSEQRIIAAKVIKRFILHAKKTAFVVEHDFIMATYLADRVIVYEGQPSIDCIANTPQSLLSGMNLFLSHLDITFRRDPTNFRPRINKLDSTKDREQKSAGSYYYLDD is encoded by the exons ATGGCGGATCGGTTGACGCGTATTGCCATCGTCAGCAACGACAGGTGCAAGCCCAAAAAGTGCCGCCAGGAGTGCAAGAAGAGTTGCCCCGTCGTCAGAACCG GGAGGTTGTGTATTGAGGTTACTTCCTCGTCCAAGATTGCTTTCATTTCGGAGGAATTGTGTATTGGATGCGGTATTTGTGTTAAG AAATGTCCTTTTGAAGCTATTCAGATTATCAACTTGCCGAAGGACTTGGACAGGGATACTACTCATAGATATGGTCCTAATACTTTTAAGCTGCATAG GTTGCCGGTTCCGAGGCCCGGGCAGGTGCTTGGGTTGGTTGGGACTAATGGGATTGGGAAGTCCACCGCTCTTAAAGTTTTGGCCGGGAAACTGAAGCCGAACTTGGGTCGATTCACT AATCCCCCTGATTGGCAGGAAATTTTGACCTATTTTCGAGGATCTGAACTGCAGAATTATTTTACTCGGATTCTAGAGGATGATTTGAAG GCTATCATCAAGCCTCAGTATGTTGACCATATTCCAAAAGCTGTGCAAGGGAATGTGGGGCAGGTGCTAGACCAGAAagatgagagagagaagaaggagGAGCTTTGTGCTGATCTTGAGCTTAATCAAGTTATAGATCGTAATGTTGGTGATCTTTCGGGTGGTGAGCTCCAAAGGTTTGCCATTGCGGTTGTTGCGATCCAGAATGCTGAGATATACATGTTTGATGAACCTTCTAGTTATCTTGATGTGAAACAGAGGCTGAAAGCTGCCCAAGTTATTCGATCATTGCTTAGGCCTAATAG CTATGTAATTGTTGTTGAGCATGATCTTAGTGTCTTGGACTACTTATCGGACTTTATTTGCTGTCTATATGGTAAACCTGGTGCATATGGAGTGGTGACACTTCCTTTCTCGGTCAGAGAAGGAATTAACATTTTCTTGGCTGGCTTTGTTCCAACAGAAAATCTTAGGTTCCGTGATGACTCACTCACCTTCAag GTTGCTGAGACTCCACAGGAAACTGCTGAGGAAGCTCAGACATATGCTCGATACAAATACCCAACCATGAGCAAAACTCAAGGCAATTTTAGACTTCGTGTAGCTGAAGGAGAATTTACTGATTCTCAGATTATTGTGATGCTGGGTGAGAATGGGACAGGAAAGACGACATTTATTCGAATGCTG GCTGGTTTATTGAAACCTGACACCATAGAAGGTGGATCTGAGGTGGAGATGCCTGAATTTAATGTTTCATACAAGCCTCAGAAGATTAGCCCGAAGTTCCAATCAACTGTTAGGCACTTGCTACATCAAAAAATACGTGATGCATATACTCATCCCCAGTTTGTGTCAGATGTGATGAAGCCACTTCTTATTGAACAGTTAATGGACCAAGAAGTTGTGAATCTTTCTGGTGGAGAGTTGCAGAGAGTTGCTCTGTGTCTCTGTCTTGGAAAG CCTGCAGACATCTATCTGATAGATGAGCCAAGTGCGTATCTAGATTCTGAACAGCGAATTATTGCTGCCAAAGTCATTAAGAGGTTTATTCTTCATGCAAAGAAAACGGCTTTTGTCGTTGAGCATGATTTCATCATGGCAACATATCTTGCAGACAGAGTTATTGTTTATGAGGGCCAACCATCAATTGACTGTATTGCAAATACTCCGCAATCATTGTTGTCTGGGATGAACCTTTTCTTATCA CATCTTGATATCACATTTAGAAGGGACCCAACTAATTTTCGCCCAAGGATCAACAAACTTGATTCAACCAAGGACAGAGAACAAAAGTCTGCCGGGTCTTATTATTACCTTGATGACTGA
- the LOC100789338 gene encoding arabinosyltransferase XEG113, producing MACEEVAHSRPLFLTIYTIVIVGIVFSSLYVFSAIRHPSAIPSTWSLSNEDVRLTEQTLNGSQSETVHIVPSVPQEARKMRTRPILSVPPRNKKMPSLNAFRLTKELVQQRVKDNIIILTFGNYAFMDFILTWVEQLNDLGVSNYLVGAMDIKLLEALYWKGIPVFDMGSHMSTDDVGWGSPTFHKMGREKVLLINLILPFGYELLMCDTDMVWLKNPLPYLARYPEADVLTSSDQVVPTVVDDSLEIWQEVGAAYNIGIFHWRPTESAKKLAKEWKELLLADDKIWDQNGFNDIVHRQLGPSVDEDSGLVYAYDGNLKLGILPSSIFCSGHTYFVQAMYQQLRLEPYAVHTTFQYAGTEGKRHRLREAMVFRDPPEYYNPPGGFLSFKPSIPKSLLLSGNHTIESHFRLVNYQIKQIRTALAIASLLNRTLVMPPLWCRIDRLWFPHPGVLDGSITRQPFLCPLDHVFEVNVMLKELPEEEFGSGVDIREYSILDNPSLPSEVKMSWLDVQLCKDGTQDCFASNNTTVGGVLKFPRHSNEETYMKVFLSFKDIKVIQFSSMQDAFSGFSDKEREDRFRKRVKRYTGIWCCVLDHTPGHIYYDMYWDEKPEWKPIPPQTSADDHPPW from the exons ATGGCGTGTGAGGAAGTGGCTCATTCGAGGCCTCTGTTCCTCACGATCTACACTATTGTCATCGTTGGCATCGTCTTTTCCTCACTCTACGTCTTCTCCGCCATTCGCCACCCCTCCGCCATTCCTTCTACTTGGTCCCTTTCAA ATGAGGATGTTCGTCTTACAGAACAAACACTCAACGGTTCTCAGTCGGAAACTGTGCATATTGTGCCTTCTGTTCCTCAGGAGGCACGAAAAATGAGGACAAGGCCTATTTTGAGTGTTCCTCCACGCAATAAAAAGATGCCATCTTTGAATGCATTCAGATTGACCAAAGAATTGGTTCAGCAAAGGGtgaaagataatattataattttgaccTTTGGTAACTATGCGTTTATGGACTTTATTCTGACTTGGGTTGAACAGTTGAATGATCTGGGAGTTTCTAATTATCTTGTTG GTGCAATGGATATCAAGTTATTGGAGGCGCTTTATTGGAAAGGGATACCGGTTTTTGACATGGGCAGCCATATGAGTACAGATGATGTTGGCTGGGGTTCTCCAACATTTCATAAAATGGGGAGAGAAAAAGTTCTTCTGATCAACTTGATATTGCCTTTTGGTTATGAGCTATTGATGTGTGACACTGACATGGTTTGgttgaag AACCCACTTCCATATCTTGCTCGTTATCCCGAAGCAGATGTTTTAACATCCAGTGATCAAGTTGTTCCAACAGTGGTTGATGATAGTCTGGAAATTTGGCAAGAAG TTGGTGCTGCTTACAACATAGGAATTTTCCATTGGAGACCTACAGAGTCTGCGAAAAAATTAGCAAAGGAATGGAAGGAACTGCTTCTAGCTGATGATAAGATATGGGATCAGAATGGTTTTAATGATATTGTACACAGACAATTAGGACCGTCAGTTGATGAGGACAGTGGACTTGTTTATGCTTATGATGGAAATCTAAAGCTGGGAATTTTGCCTTCGAGCATCTTCTGTAGTGGACATACATATTTTGTCCAG GCAATGTATCAGCAACTCAGATTGGAGCCATATGCAGTGCACACAACATTTCAATATGCAGGCACTGAAGGAAAGCGCCACCGACTGCGAGAAGCCATGGTTTTCCGTGATCCACCTGAATACTATAATCCTCCTG GGGGCTTCTTGTCATTTAAGCCATCTATTCCAAAAAGCTTGTTGCTAAGTGGGAATCATACCATTGAATCGCATTTTAGACTTGTTAATTACCAA ATAAAACAGATTAGGACAGCACTTGCAATTGCTTCCCTTTTGAACAGGACACTG GTCATGCCTCCACTATGGTGCAGAATTGATAGGTTATGGTTTCCCCATCCTGGTGTTTTGGACGGGTCTATAACTAGACAACCTTTTCTCTGTCCTTTGGATCATGTATTTGAG GTAAATGTCATGTTGAAAGAACTCCCAGAGGAAGAGTTTGGCTCTGGAGTAGATATTAGGGAGTACTCAATACTTGATAATCCCTCCCTCCCCTCAGAG GTGAAGATGTCATGGCTTGATGTTCAGCTCTGTAAGGATGGAACCCAAGATTGTTTTGCATCAAATAATACCACTGTTGGGGGAGTACTCAAATTTCCAAGGCATAGCAATGAAGAAACG TACATGAAAGTATTTTTATCATTCAAGGATATAAAAGTCATTCAGTTCTCTTCAATGCAAGATGCTTTCTCAGGTTTCAGTGACAAG GAAAGGGAAGATAGATTCAGAAAACGTGTTAAACGGTACACGGGTATATGGTGCTGCGTGCTGGATCACACTCCTGGCCACATTTATTACGATATGTACTGGGATGAGAAACCTGAATGGAAGCCAATCCCTCCTCAAACTTCTGCAGATGATCATCCACCTTGGTGA